Below is a window of Perca fluviatilis chromosome 6, GENO_Pfluv_1.0, whole genome shotgun sequence DNA.
caaaaatatgtatttgagGTATATTGACAAAGATGAACAGAATGTTGCACATGTTACCTTAGAAAAGATCCTCAGTGAGAGATGTCAAAATTTCATGCCTGCCAGTGAGGCAACTTATCCCTCACAGCGATCACAGTGAGTGGTTACAGAAAGCACAGAGGATTCGGATTCTGTTTTTGGCTTGGCTCATCTTCTTGGAGTACCTTATACGGTACCTCGATTAACTCAAAACATTAACCGTTGGAGTGTGGTTCTATTTGTGCATTGTTGTACCAAGTCAATACTGTGCACTCCCACAATTCTTCATTCAAACAAATCTCCTCAATAATGATCTGCAAGATGCAGACCACAGCTCTCTAAGCAGCATTCTTTTCTTAGCTACACAACACCAAAAGATTTCAAATACACGGAGAATTGCTTTTCATCAGTCACAATATGGAAAACCAAACACTAATTACAATATCTGACAAAATTAGATCAACAAATCATTTGTTCTGTTCATATTACATTATTTTCGTATGCCCTCGCAGATTCTCCCATTGGCTCTCGAACGAAATTCATCATATATGCAAGTGCTGGAAACTAAATATATGGATATAAATTCTGTTGGCAGCCTGCCAGCACGCCTGGCTGGAGGCTAAAGAAAGCCTGAGTCATGTTTAGAATATGAATTATGGGAGATCATAAATCCTTATCAAGCCACCTTTGACCAGTAAAAACTTTATACATGCTGCACACGAGATGTGTGAACATGCTAATGTTTGATAAAAAGGTGATGGAATCAGATGTATTTAAGTCACAGCAGGTCTGAGAAAACAAACTGGGGGGTGATTGATGGAAtagaccagagatcttcaacagggggaagcaccaaattattgtaaattctttctttttttaaagtttttttcaaaatgtaatatgtCTTAACATAAATccaaacatgatttataaaatcatgccaacaattattctttgaatagcttagtatgctatgcactaaaaaggtctatagaaaggctttaggctgccctgcaagtaattgtaggcccagttttatatgcaacttcattttaaactatatatacagtatgtagtagagggtccctgctctgtctctctttcaattAAGGgttccttggcttaaaaaaacgttaAAGACCCCTGCCATAGATGATTATTTCTAGTCTCacacaggggaaaaaaacacctttttgaTAGCTCTTACATGGTTGCACAAGCAGTGCCTAATCCTGTCTGGTTTGACACATGCACATATGTCCCCAGGTGCAGGTTAATTTTCTCTCCTCACATTCAGCAAGCAGGACAAAAAGAGTAACAAGGCAAAGAGAAAAGCAAGGCACAGGAAGATGACAGACCAAAGTGGGTGATATCTCCTTAATAGCAGAACTACCTTGACCCGTAACACCCACTGTCTCTCAGTAGCCTGTCTCTATTCTCCCTTTCCTCTCACAGCACTGGAGGAATATTTCCAAACTGACAGAGAATACAtggttatataaaagagagattcttaatctgttttttttttgtggtgttcAGTGACTGGAATATCTCTTTGTCTCAtgtacatgcaaaaaaaaaaaggcattgccTTCTTGGGCACCACTCGCACTAAAAGCAAACCTGTATACGAGAAAAAAACGAGAGTATAAAACGGCTCAGCCTCCTATACCCTGAATTTGAGGTGTGTTACCCAGATACAATCAATACTGTTGTCAATACTGGAGTGCAAAGATAGGAGAGAAGAGAGCCAGAAAACAAGATACATGATGGAAAATATGTCAGCTCCCCTCGCATGTCACAGCAAATCCAAGGAGTTGTATAACATCAACAGCACAATgcatggatttggagaagggattttttttttttttgcaccacTCCGTCAATATTCTCATCAACCACAATGTTTTATCAATTATCAAGTGTTTCTTTTAATTATACAGTCATCATCACATAGAATGCCTAATACCCATATTGTTATGTCTTTACACAAACAATGCATAATCATAATGATAGGAATAATCGATACAAAAATCTTTATGAAAATGAACACCGTTACTTTTGACACACCAAGGCCTTCACTGGAGCCGACAGATTTTTACAGCATGGTAAACATCAGTCCTGAGATTAGACCTAAATGTAGTTAGTTTGATTGGCGTGTACCACAATGGACCCAAATGCAACTTTAACATCAATTAGAACTGATCATGTAATAAGAGAGATGAGCATCTTGAGGAAGGGGAATTATTTCATGCAAAAGATCTCAGGGTGATtgcccccacacacactttgtttgGTCGTGCTACTTCTAGTTTGTGCACCATCAAATGCAGAACAGTTTAACTGGACACATAGTAACttgtagggatgtaacgatacacTCAACTCACGATTCGATACGATCACgattttctcatgttttttttaattttttttttaacagaatgacAGGAAAACATTCCTTTACttatataaactgtgcaaaacaacagatgtgtactcttatcaaaagtgcaaaactgaaattgtattttatctcaaacattaaacatcaaaaattaataataatctttttcaaaacaaaaaatctaatATCAAAATGACTAAATAAACAGGAAGAAAAATCTCTTCAAATAAATGAACTAAGAAGACGTAGTGAagtctgaagtcaaacaagtgaaGTCAAGAGtaggttgtctttttttttcgtttttatcTCAACCGGTTGTAATCATCAATCACATTTATATATCGATTTGTTACCGGTTcacgatgcatcgttacatccctagcaTTTTGTGAGAATAAGGTGCAACGCTGTAACTCTTCCAACCAGAAGTCAGTAAACCAGGAGACTCCataagaacacacacatacatcccaAATGTTTCACAAGCTACATAAGAAAAATCAAAACTAGCAAGTAAAAAGTGGCTTTGTTGGTTTGAATGTTCTATGGCGAAATAGTTTGACTAAGAATATGGTCAGTCTCTCTACAGGGCGGACGTGTGCTGCAGCAGAGGTCCAGGCGTTACTTTAGATCATACACAGCTAACCTGGCTGACCCCGCCATTGTTCTGGTGTCAGTCAGAGGGATAATTAGCTCCGAATATATCTCTCCGTTgcagtctttgtctctgtgcacATCATGGTATTGTACTATGCCCCTAAGTAGTTCCTTCAGTGCAGCAGAATCATCTCACAGTGGAGATAAAAGCACTTCATCTTGTGGAAAAACAATTTACCTCTGCTAAGCAATTGCACTTTGAGTCCTGTAAGGTGGAATTGCCACCTCAGACCTCACATTCGATGGATCCTGAAATGGTACACGTGCACGGCCTTGTCTCGTTCACCAAAGAGTCCATCGTCTCAGAGTTTGAATGGTAGCTCAGGTAGTACTCTTGCAACTGAGAGTTAAGGTCCTGCTCCTGCTTGCGGGCCTTTTTCCTGCGCTTATGGTTGACTgagtgctgctgcagctgcctCATGGTGTTGGGGTAGCGCCTCCAGGACACATAAATAACCAAGAGGATCAATGCCACTGACAGGAACAGGGCTACGCTGCCTGcaatgattttatggaaagccATATGTTCAAACTGCAGCTCTGGGATAAACGATGTAGGTTCAGGGGAGATGGGCGATGTGGAGCTCATGTTTGTCTTCCTGTTTGTCCCACTAGGACGGACAGGCCATGGGGTTACCCTCTGTACAGGTGACTCAGTCGCAGGGTGTGTAACACCAGAGGGAGAGAGGTAGGTCGTGACGTTCACAACTTGGGTGGAAGTCAGAACGATGAGAGCGGTGGTTAAGAAATCATTTGAGACGTCCGCACACGTCGAGTGATTCTTCACCACATCCACGACTCGTTCGCCCTGCACAGACTTTGGGCTGCTGCATATCATGCTGATGTCCTTGGAGTCTCTGAAGCCTCGGAGCCATCCCATGAGCGGGCAGATGCTGGGGCTGCAGTCCCAGGCGTTACCTGCCAGGCTGACGGTGATTAGCGAGGTCCACGCTGCCACGGCTTTCACAGGCACGCTACTGAGCTTGTTCGATTCGAGGTTGAGTATTTGTAAGTTCGGCATACACTGGAAAACTGCCGGGTCCAAGATTTGGATTTCATTCCCTGACAGGTCCAATTTCTGTAGTTTGTGCCAGGTCCAAGGCACGCCTTGATTGATGGATCGTATGCGGTTCCATTGCAAATAAAGAGCCTGGAGGTTTGTAAGGCGCGGGAAAATGAAGAAATTAATCCTGGAAAATTGATTGTGCTCTAAATGAAGTTCTTTCAACTTGAACAGCCCTAAGAAGGTTGTGCGGGTGAGGCTCCGCAAGCGATTGTAACCCAAGTCCAGAAACTCCAGGCTGCGGCATTCCAGAAACGTACGGATGATGATCTGTTTCAGGCCATTAGATCGAAGGTGGAGATTTTGTAGCTTGCGCAGACCATAAAAATGCCCTGGCTGCAGAGACTGCAGCTGATTGTAGGACAAGTCCAGATTCCGCAGGTTTGGTATGGCACCGAATGTGTTGTTGTGCAGATGAGTTATTTTGTTGGAGCTGAGGATGAGTTCTTTGAGCCTGCGCACACCATGAAAGGCTAAAGCATCTATATCTCTGATGGAGTTGTGGTCCAAATAAAGCCAGATAAGCTGATTAAGGTGAGCGAACTGGTACGGCAACAGAACCAGCAGGCTGTTGTAGCGCAGAGACAGACCTTGGCACCCCGTGGTGATGTTTTCTGGGATGGCTTGGAAGATGCCCGACTCGCAATAAACAATCTTTCCTTCGCAGCGGCAACTCGCAGGGCACATCCTCTCCCCCTTGctgagcagcagcagaacagCTGCCTGCAGAAGAAGACATGATAACCTCCAGTCCAACATCACAGAACCTGTTGGGGGTAGAGTGGGGCACAGGCAATCAAAGGAATGACTTGGTTTCAGAAAATGCGTGTTGCTCAAAGACATTTAAAGAGGAAAATGG
It encodes the following:
- the lrrtm4l2 gene encoding leucine-rich repeat transmembrane neuronal protein 4, with product MGSVMLDWRLSCLLLQAAVLLLLSKGERMCPASCRCEGKIVYCESGIFQAIPENITTGCQGLSLRYNSLLVLLPYQFAHLNQLIWLYLDHNSIRDIDALAFHGVRRLKELILSSNKITHLHNNTFGAIPNLRNLDLSYNQLQSLQPGHFYGLRKLQNLHLRSNGLKQIIIRTFLECRSLEFLDLGYNRLRSLTRTTFLGLFKLKELHLEHNQFSRINFFIFPRLTNLQALYLQWNRIRSINQGVPWTWHKLQKLDLSGNEIQILDPAVFQCMPNLQILNLESNKLSSVPVKAVAAWTSLITVSLAGNAWDCSPSICPLMGWLRGFRDSKDISMICSSPKSVQGERVVDVVKNHSTCADVSNDFLTTALIVLTSTQVVNVTTYLSPSGVTHPATESPVQRVTPWPVRPSGTNRKTNMSSTSPISPEPTSFIPELQFEHMAFHKIIAGSVALFLSVALILLVIYVSWRRYPNTMRQLQQHSVNHKRRKKARKQEQDLNSQLQEYYLSYHSNSETMDSLVNETRPCTCTISGSIECEV